The following are encoded together in the Humulus lupulus chromosome 5, drHumLupu1.1, whole genome shotgun sequence genome:
- the LOC133779532 gene encoding uncharacterized protein LOC133779532, translating to MGPFPPSSGYLYCLLTIDYVLKWVEAMPCRNNDNTTIVKFLKANVPSRLVYGKACHLLVDPEHKAYWVVKSLNFDLKAAGLNRKLQLSEIEDLRNDAYENSRIYKAKMKSAHDKQILRKEFEPNQRVHHYDSRLHLHPGKLRSRWTSPYVVKIVFPNVSIEFTDPTDGRVFKVNG from the exons atgggaccatttccaccttcgtCAGGCTACCTTTACTGTCTCCTCACCATAGACTATGTCTTAAAATGGGTGGAAGCTATgccttgtcgaaataatgataacacaactattgtgaaattcttaaaggCAAATGTGCCATCTAG GCTAGTCTATGGAAAAGCCTGCCACCTTCTTGTTGACCCggaacacaaagcttattgggTAGTTAAAAGCCTGAATTTTGATCTCAAGGCAGCAGGACTCAATCGTAAGCTTCAGTTGTCAGAAATTGAGGATTTAAGGAACGATGCTTATGAAaactctaggatctacaaggctaaaatgaaaTCGGCTCATGACAAGCAGATtctaagaaaagaatttgagccaaaccaacgagtgcatcATTATGACTCCCGTTTGCATCTCCACCCTGGAAAGCTGAGATCGAGGTGGACTAGCCCATATGTTGTGAAAATTGTCTTTCCCAATGTTTCTATTGAGTTCACtgacccaaccgatgggagagTATTCAAAGTAAATGGCTAG